A portion of the Francisella uliginis genome contains these proteins:
- a CDS encoding PilW family protein, translated as MRNLLNIKRHKGLSLIESLISSAIGLFILTSSFLVINSTLMTSVTSEKKVQLSQELDKKVDSYILTGKFDKNSTQQGNDFLKVKGSSSNLVKFVGENKESGITVSKEVIKHNKSS; from the coding sequence ATGAGAAATCTCTTAAATATAAAGAGACACAAAGGGCTATCCTTAATAGAGAGCTTAATCTCATCAGCGATAGGCTTGTTTATATTAACATCGTCTTTTTTAGTAATAAACTCAACATTAATGACATCAGTTACATCAGAAAAAAAGGTGCAATTATCTCAGGAGTTAGATAAAAAGGTTGATAGTTATATTCTTACCGGGAAATTTGATAAAAATTCTACTCAACAAGGTAATGATTTTTTGAAGGTAAAAGGATCAAGCTCTAATTTAGTGAAATTTGTTGGAGAAAACAAAGAATCTGGAATTACTGTATCAAAAGAAGTTATTAAACATAATAAATCTAGTTAA